Proteins encoded in a region of the Eschrichtius robustus isolate mEscRob2 chromosome 16, mEscRob2.pri, whole genome shotgun sequence genome:
- the PERCC1 gene encoding protein PERCC1, whose amino-acid sequence MAAGVIWPLCDFRLPLPSHGPFLPSDPEPLDTSEEEEEEEEDAEEELEVEGPEGHSPAPQSSGWAPEVAPLDPSGPETPLQLLRFSELISGDIQRYFGHKDRGQDPDTCDIYADVHTASSSARELSCANLVRLAQGEAPEDNEATEPRVCSPGAPEGQACGPGLGGEGPQPLGPLAELFDYGLRQYSGPRAAAGRRLRLEKKYGHITPMTQRKLPPSFWKEPAPSPLGLLHPGTPDFSDLLASWSAEAGPELLGWGGQALEGVQLAEA is encoded by the coding sequence ATGGCCGCGGGCGTGATCTGGCCTCTCTGTGACTTCCGGCTGCCTCTGCCGTCCCACGGGCCCTTCCTGCCCTCAGACCCGGAGCCCCTAGACActtctgaggaggaggaggaagaggaggaggatgcgGAAGAGGAGCTGGAAGTCGAGGGGCCAGAGGGCCACAGCCCGGCCCCCCAGAGCTCAGGTTGGGCCCCAGAAGTGGCCCCTCTAGACCCCAGTGGCCCAGAGACGCCGCTGCAGCTCCTGCGGTTCTCCGAGCTCATCAGTGGCGACATCCAGCGGTACTTTGGCCACAAGGACCGGGGGCAGGACCCCGACACCTGCGACATCTACGCTGATGTCCACACGGCCAGCAGCTCAGCCAGGGAGCTCTCCTGCGCCAACCTGGTGCGCCTGGCCCAGGGCGAGGCCCCAGAAGACAACGAGGCCACTGAGCCCAGGGTCTGCTCCCCTGGGGCCCCTGAGGGGCAGGCGTGCGGGCCGGGCCTCGGTGGGGAAGGGCCGCAGCCGCTGGGACCCCTGGCCGAGCTCTTCGACTACGGGCTGCGGCAGTACTCGGGGCCCAGGGCTGCGGCCGGCCGCCGACTCAGGCTGGAGAAGAAGTATGGCCACATCACCCCCATGACCCAAaggaagcttcccccctccttcTGGAAGGAGCCGGCACCCAGCCCCCTGGGTCTGCTGCACCCCGGCACGCCTGACTTCAGCGACCTGCTGGCCAGCTGGTCGGCAGAGGCCGGCCCCGAGTTGCTGGGCTGGGGGGGCCAGGCCCTGGAGGGGGTGCAACTGGCCGAGGCCTAG